In Synechococcus sp. RS9909, one genomic interval encodes:
- a CDS encoding YggT family protein encodes MAFELASNLLQILAQTLQIYSLVLIVRVLLSWFPNLDWGNPVLSTVSSITDPYLNAFRGLIPPMGGLDLSAILAFIALSLMQQLLMSASFAFASGMASY; translated from the coding sequence ATGGCCTTCGAACTCGCCTCCAACCTTCTGCAGATCCTGGCGCAGACGCTCCAGATCTATTCACTGGTGTTGATTGTGCGGGTGCTGCTCAGCTGGTTCCCCAACCTCGACTGGGGCAATCCCGTGCTGAGCACGGTCAGCTCGATCACCGATCCTTACCTCAACGCGTTCCGGGGGCTGATCCCGCCGATGGGGGGGCTGGATCTCTCCGCAATCCTCGCCTTCATCGCCCTCAGCCTGATGCAACAGCTGCTGATGTCAGCCAGCTTTGCCTTTGCCAGCGGCATGGCGTCCTATTGA
- a CDS encoding nucleoside triphosphate pyrophosphohydrolase family protein, translated as MDFNSYQQSARTTALYPHVGANPIYPTLGLSGEAGEVADKVKKVLRDRGGVFDATVREELKLELGDVLWYVAQLASELGLSLEEVAAANLAKLASRAARGRLSGSGDHR; from the coding sequence ATGGACTTCAACAGCTATCAGCAATCCGCCCGCACCACGGCTCTGTATCCCCACGTTGGCGCCAATCCGATCTATCCCACCCTGGGGCTCAGCGGTGAAGCCGGCGAGGTGGCCGACAAAGTGAAGAAGGTGCTCCGGGATCGGGGTGGTGTGTTTGATGCGACGGTGCGCGAGGAGCTCAAGCTGGAACTGGGCGATGTGCTCTGGTATGTCGCCCAGCTGGCCAGTGAACTGGGCCTGAGCCTGGAGGAGGTGGCGGCAGCCAACCTGGCCAAATTGGCCAGTCGTGCCGCCAGGGGCCGCCTCAGTGGCAGTGGCGACCATCGCTGA
- the dxs gene encoding 1-deoxy-D-xylulose-5-phosphate synthase has product MHLSELTHPNQLHGLSMAELEDVARQIRERHLEVVSNSGGHLGPGLGVVELTLALYQTLDLDHDRVVWDVGHQAYPHKLITGRYGDFHTLRQQGGVAGYLKRCESDFDHFGAGHASTSISAALGMAIARDRRGEQFKCVAVIGDGALTGGMALEAINHAGHLPHTPFVVVLNDNDMSISPPVGALSTYLNRMRLSPPMQFLSGSVEESMKHLPFMGGELPAELNRLKGSMRRLAVPKVGAVFEELGFTYMGPIDGHDMAEMVRTFQAAHRVGGPVLVHVVTTKGKGYPYAEADQVGYHAQSAFDLSTGKARPSKTPKPPSYSKVFGQTLVKLCEQDPRVIGITAAMATGTGLDLLQKAIPEQYVDVGIAEQHAVTLAAGMACEGLRPVVAIYSTFLQRAYDQLIHDVGIQNLPVTFVLDRAGIVGADGPTHQGQYDISYFRAVPNFTVMAPRDEAELQRMLVTCLQHDGPTALRIPRGPGEGVPLMEEGWEPLPIGCGEQIRDGDDLLIVAYGSMVNRAMATADRLAQQGIEASVVNARFLRPLDEQLIHPLARRIGRVVTMEEGALAGGFGAAVLESFSDQDLHVPLLRLGIPDTLVDHATPQQSFESLGLTPDQMAERIVARFGSAPLRAGSAQVSSSVAATAALG; this is encoded by the coding sequence ATGCATCTGAGCGAATTAACCCATCCGAATCAGCTGCATGGCCTCTCGATGGCTGAGCTGGAGGATGTGGCGCGGCAGATCCGTGAGCGTCACCTGGAAGTGGTCTCCAACAGCGGTGGCCATCTGGGGCCTGGCCTCGGCGTTGTGGAACTGACGCTGGCCCTCTATCAAACCCTCGATCTGGATCACGACCGGGTGGTGTGGGATGTGGGCCACCAGGCCTATCCCCATAAACTGATCACCGGCCGCTACGGCGACTTCCACACCTTGCGGCAGCAGGGGGGTGTGGCCGGATATCTGAAGCGTTGTGAGAGCGACTTCGACCATTTCGGTGCTGGCCATGCCAGCACCTCGATCTCAGCGGCCCTGGGGATGGCGATCGCCCGAGACCGCCGCGGTGAACAGTTCAAATGCGTGGCCGTGATCGGCGATGGCGCCCTCACCGGCGGCATGGCTCTTGAGGCGATCAATCACGCCGGCCACCTGCCGCACACGCCGTTCGTGGTGGTGTTGAACGACAACGACATGTCGATTTCACCGCCAGTCGGCGCTCTCTCCACCTATCTCAATCGCATGCGGCTGAGCCCGCCGATGCAGTTCCTCTCCGGATCCGTGGAAGAGAGCATGAAGCATCTGCCCTTCATGGGTGGTGAGCTGCCAGCGGAACTGAACCGCCTCAAGGGCAGCATGCGGCGACTGGCGGTGCCCAAGGTCGGTGCGGTGTTTGAAGAGCTCGGCTTCACCTATATGGGGCCGATTGATGGCCATGACATGGCCGAGATGGTGCGCACCTTCCAGGCGGCCCATCGCGTTGGCGGACCTGTGCTGGTGCATGTGGTCACCACCAAAGGCAAGGGCTACCCCTATGCCGAGGCCGACCAGGTGGGCTATCACGCTCAGTCGGCCTTCGATCTTTCCACCGGCAAGGCACGACCGAGCAAAACCCCCAAACCCCCCAGCTACAGCAAGGTGTTCGGCCAGACCCTGGTGAAGCTCTGTGAGCAGGATCCCCGGGTGATCGGCATCACCGCCGCCATGGCCACCGGCACGGGCCTGGATCTGCTCCAGAAAGCGATTCCCGAGCAATATGTCGATGTGGGCATTGCGGAGCAGCATGCCGTCACCCTGGCTGCAGGCATGGCTTGCGAGGGGCTCAGGCCGGTTGTGGCGATCTACAGCACCTTCCTGCAGCGCGCCTACGACCAGCTGATTCATGATGTGGGGATCCAGAATCTGCCCGTCACCTTCGTGTTGGATCGGGCCGGCATTGTCGGTGCCGATGGCCCGACCCACCAGGGTCAATACGACATCAGCTACTTCCGGGCCGTGCCCAATTTCACGGTGATGGCTCCCCGCGATGAGGCTGAATTGCAGCGCATGCTCGTGACCTGTCTGCAACACGATGGCCCCACCGCCCTTCGCATTCCCCGCGGTCCCGGCGAGGGGGTGCCGCTGATGGAGGAAGGTTGGGAACCTTTGCCCATCGGCTGCGGTGAGCAGATTCGCGACGGCGACGACCTCCTGATCGTGGCTTACGGCTCCATGGTGAATCGCGCCATGGCCACGGCTGATCGCCTGGCCCAGCAGGGCATCGAGGCCAGTGTGGTCAATGCCCGCTTCCTGCGACCTCTTGATGAGCAGCTGATTCATCCCCTGGCCCGCCGGATCGGTCGGGTGGTGACGATGGAAGAGGGTGCTCTGGCCGGTGGCTTCGGGGCTGCGGTGCTCGAGTCGTTCAGCGATCAAGACCTGCACGTGCCCCTGCTCCGTCTTGGCATCCCCGACACCCTGGTGGACCACGCCACACCCCAGCAGAGTTTCGAAAGCCTGGGCCTCACGCCCGATCAGATGGCCGAGCGGATTGTGGCTCGCTTTGGCAGCGCTCCCCTGCGCGCAGGTTCAGCTCAGGTCAGCTCCAGCGTCGCCGCGACGGCTGCTCTTGGCTGA
- the scpB gene encoding SMC-Scp complex subunit ScpB: MADDSTISLPARLEAILYLKGRSLSLRELAELATRREQEVEEAMVALMAAYAQRDTALEISVSQGRYSLQLRAGLGELVRDLLPVNLSTATLRTLATIALKKRILQSDLVELRGSGAYDHIKELLNQKFIERQRHSEGRSYWISLTETFHRTFSVLPATGPVEPATDPVDTSTDEAA; this comes from the coding sequence ATGGCTGACGACAGCACGATCTCCCTGCCCGCCAGGCTTGAGGCGATTCTCTATCTCAAGGGGCGATCGCTCAGCCTGCGGGAACTCGCCGAACTGGCGACTCGACGCGAGCAGGAGGTGGAGGAGGCGATGGTGGCCCTGATGGCGGCCTACGCCCAACGGGACACGGCCCTGGAGATCAGCGTCAGCCAGGGTCGCTACAGCCTTCAGCTCAGAGCCGGCCTGGGCGAGCTGGTGCGGGATCTGTTGCCGGTCAATCTGTCAACGGCCACGCTGCGCACATTGGCCACAATTGCGCTCAAGAAACGGATCCTCCAGTCAGACCTGGTGGAGCTGCGCGGTTCCGGGGCTTACGACCACATCAAGGAACTGCTCAACCAGAAGTTCATCGAACGCCAGCGGCACAGCGAGGGGCGTTCCTACTGGATCAGTCTCACGGAAACGTTCCATCGCACCTTCTCGGTGCTGCCCGCCACCGGGCCTGTCGAGCCCGCCACCGATCCTGTCGACACCAGCACCGACGAAGCTGCATAG
- the ilvA gene encoding threonine ammonia-lyase, biosynthetic has translation MDHYLPRILRARVYDVARETPLEPAANLSERLDNAIWLKREDLQPVFSFKLRGAYNRMAQLSPEQLSRGVIASSAGNHAQGVALSAEHLGCRAVIVMPITTPEVKVDAVRRRGGTVVLHGETYDEAYAEARRRSEAEELCFIHPFDDPEVIAGQGTIGMEILRQLPTPPDAIYVAVGGGGLIGGIAAYVKSLWPDVEVIGVEPHDAAAMTLSLEAGERIRLPQVGLFADGVAVREVGEHTFAIAQEHVDAMVTVSTDEICAAIKDVFEDTRSILEPAGALAVAGLKADVMRRGLRGQQLVAVACGANMNFDRLRFVAERAELGEEREAMLAVQIPERAGSLRHLCEQLQNRSLTEFSYRMAAGDTAQIFMGVQVRDHDDRLALIEQLQEQGFACQDLSDDELAKVHLRHMVGGRLPQGALEAAGQHCQELLYRFEFPERPGALMTFVTALHPDWTISIFHYRNHGADVGRIVVGVLVPEADRDAWNDFLRDLGYGSWEETGNPAYALFLGHRP, from the coding sequence ATGGATCATTACCTGCCCCGCATTCTGCGCGCCCGTGTCTACGACGTGGCCCGGGAAACGCCGTTGGAGCCGGCCGCCAATCTGAGTGAACGACTCGACAACGCGATCTGGCTGAAGCGGGAAGATCTGCAGCCGGTGTTTTCGTTCAAACTGCGCGGTGCCTACAACCGGATGGCCCAGCTCTCACCGGAGCAGCTGTCGCGCGGGGTGATTGCCTCCAGCGCAGGCAACCATGCCCAGGGTGTGGCCCTGAGTGCCGAGCACCTCGGCTGTCGGGCCGTGATCGTGATGCCGATCACCACCCCCGAGGTGAAGGTGGACGCGGTGCGGCGTCGCGGCGGCACGGTTGTGCTGCATGGCGAGACCTATGACGAGGCCTATGCCGAAGCCCGTCGGCGCAGCGAAGCGGAGGAGCTTTGCTTCATTCATCCCTTCGACGATCCGGAGGTGATCGCCGGGCAGGGCACGATCGGCATGGAGATCCTGCGTCAACTGCCGACGCCGCCGGATGCCATCTATGTCGCCGTCGGCGGCGGTGGACTGATCGGCGGAATCGCCGCCTATGTGAAGAGCCTCTGGCCCGATGTGGAGGTGATCGGGGTGGAACCCCACGACGCCGCCGCCATGACCCTGTCTTTGGAAGCCGGTGAACGGATTCGCCTCCCCCAGGTGGGCCTGTTCGCTGATGGAGTCGCCGTGCGGGAGGTGGGGGAGCACACCTTTGCGATCGCCCAGGAGCACGTGGACGCCATGGTGACTGTGAGTACCGATGAAATCTGCGCGGCGATCAAGGACGTGTTCGAAGACACGCGCTCGATCCTGGAACCCGCCGGGGCCCTGGCGGTGGCGGGGCTCAAGGCCGATGTGATGCGGCGGGGGTTGCGGGGACAACAGCTGGTGGCGGTGGCCTGCGGCGCCAACATGAATTTCGATCGGTTGCGCTTCGTGGCCGAGCGCGCCGAACTGGGCGAGGAACGGGAAGCGATGCTCGCGGTGCAGATTCCGGAGCGGGCCGGCAGCCTCCGCCACCTCTGCGAGCAGCTCCAGAACCGCAGCCTCACCGAATTCAGCTATCGCATGGCGGCTGGCGACACCGCCCAGATCTTCATGGGCGTGCAGGTGCGGGACCACGACGACCGTCTGGCGCTGATCGAGCAGCTTCAGGAGCAGGGCTTCGCATGTCAGGACCTCAGCGACGATGAACTGGCCAAGGTGCATCTGCGCCACATGGTGGGGGGGCGACTTCCCCAGGGGGCCCTGGAGGCGGCAGGCCAGCACTGCCAGGAATTGCTGTACCGCTTTGAGTTCCCGGAGCGCCCCGGCGCCCTGATGACCTTCGTGACCGCCCTGCATCCGGACTGGACCATCAGCATCTTCCATTACCGCAACCACGGCGCCGATGTGGGTCGGATCGTGGTGGGCGTGCTGGTGCCCGAAGCGGATCGGGACGCCTGGAACGACTTTCTGCGCGATCTCGGCTACGGGAGCTGGGAGGAAACGGGCAATCCGGCCTATGCCTTATTTCTCGGCCATCGCCCCTGA